From Vitis vinifera cultivar Pinot Noir 40024 chromosome 3, ASM3070453v1, the proteins below share one genomic window:
- the LOC100250440 gene encoding uncharacterized protein LOC100250440, which translates to MGSSEEPDRTSLLHDSSSPTHPLLSKSYPSPSISEPQPESSEPDQTQFLQISYNYGPRPFKDLPFLILFLVVVLCTFGFGIFAVVNRNPNSSSVSSYSYDSSSTSCVKNSTASLKQQPISDYLKLSSSSHFLKDLIWTLVVTLILSIPFSWLLLLSLKNYTKQVVYASLPFFVVMPIFFDVYWFVACTVSSSCSEAFPLVYRILLLVFVFLFIGVIVWIIVANWHRIELTVDIIGIASHSLSRNLGLFVVLPCLTFSLVIYYAPIVVFLVFARLNGKIVPRESSGEYYCVWKQDSWVPAYYTLAILTMLWSATAMVELQVYVISGTIAQWYFAKDHDSTPKRSIRSSLRNALGPSSGTVCLSGLLICAVHVVRAAVDSARQEELQGIVNLMLRCCVNALLTAIDFLNKFTINFAAITGEAYCTSARMTYELLKRNLLSAVFVETVSSRILGGIVFVFSAIYAIVACAILKAVSNLGADAYFVAALAWVLLILVLGFFVHVLDNVIDTVYVCYAIDRDRGEVCKQEVHEVYVNLPIRRNHRSSLANRTVGV; encoded by the exons aTGGGTAGCTCTGAAGAACCCGACAGGACTAGTCTCCTCCATGACTCTTCATCTCCGACTCACCCTCTCCTCTCCAAATCCTACCCTTCACCCTCAATTTCAGAACCTCAGCCTGAATCCTCCGAACCTGACCAGACCCAGTTCCTCCAGATCTCCTACAATTACGGGCCTAGACCCTTCAAGGACCTCCCCTTTCTCATCCTCTTTCTGGTCGTCGTTCTCTGCACTTTCGGCTTTGGCATCTTCGCAGTTGTGAATCGGAACCCCAATTCTTCCAGCGTTTCTTCTTATTCTTATGACTCCAGTTCCACTTCTTGTGTCAAGAACTCCACTGCCTCGCTGAAGCAACAACCCATTTCGGATTACTTGAAACTTTCGTCGAGTTCGCATTTCTTGAAGGATTTGATATGGACCCTTGTAGTTACTTTGATTTTGAGCATACCCTTTTCTTGGCTTCTTCTTTTGTCGCTCAAGAATTACACCAAACAAGTGGTCTACGCCTCGCTTCCCTTCTTTGTTGTGATGCCCATTTTCTTTGATGTGTATTGGTTTGTGGCTTGTACTGTTAGCTCGAGTTGCAGCGAGGCGTTTCCTTTGGTGTATAGGATTTTGTTGCTTgtgtttgtgtttttgtttattGGGGTGATCGTGTGGATAATTGTGGCCAACTGGCATAGAATTGAATTGACTGTGGATATAATTGGGATTGCCTCCCATTCGCTATCGAGGAATTTGGGGCTGTTTGTGGTTCTTCCATGTTTGACTTTCAGTTTGGTGATTTACTATGCTCCGATAGTTGTGTTTTTGGTGTTTGCGAGGTTGAATGGGAAGATTGTGCCGCGGGAATCCAGTGGAGAGTATTATTGTGTTTGGAAGCAGGATAGTTGGGTGCCTGCATATTATACATTGGCAATTCTAACAATGTTGTGGTCTGCAACAGCTATGGTGGAGCTGCAGGTTTATGTGATTAGTGGGACTATTGCACAGTGGTACTTTGCAAAGGATCACGATTCCACCCCAAAGAGGAGTATAAGAAGTTCTTTGAG GAATGCCTTGGGTCCCTCTTCTGGCACAGTATGTCTATCTGGATTACTTATTTGTGCTGTTCATGTGGTGCGTGCTGCTGTTGATAGTGCAAGACAAGAAGAACTTCAGGGAATAGTGAACCTTATGCTCCGATGCTGCGTTAATGCCTTGCTGACAGCTATTGATTTTCTTAACAAGTTCACCATCAATTTTGCAGCAATAACTGGTGAAGCTTACTGTACATCTGCAAGGATGACATATGAGCTTCTAAAGCGTAATCTACTTTCTGCTGTTTTTGTGGAGACTGTCTCCTCTCGAATATTAGGTGGCATTGTTTTTGTGTTCTCAGCAATATATGCAATTGTG GCTTGTGCTATCTTAAAGGCTGTAAGCAATCTTGGAGCTGATGCATACTTTGTGGCCGCTCTGGCATGGGTACTGCTGATCTTGGTGCTGGGTTTCTTTGTTCATGTGCTCGACAATGTGATTGACACAGTTTATGTGTGCTATGCCATAGATAGGGACAGGGGGGAGGTTTGTAAACAGGAGGTTCATGAAGTTTATGTTAACCTACCCATCCGAAGGAACCATAGATCATCTCTTGCCAACAGAACAGTAGGTGTATAG
- the LOC100245314 gene encoding actin-depolymerizing factor 5 codes for MAMAFKMATTGMWVTDECKNSFMEMKWKKVHRYIVFKIDEGSKLVTVDKVGGPGEGYDELAASLPTDDCRYAVFDFDFVTNDNCRKSKIFFIAWSPTASRIRAKMLYATSKEGLRRVLDGIHYDMQATDPTEMGMDVIKDRAK; via the exons ATGGCTATGGCTTTCAAGATG GCGACGACCGGAATGTGGGTGACCGACGAGTGCAAAAACTCATTCATGGAGATGAAATGGAAGAAGGTTCACAGGTACATAGTGTTCAAGATCGATGAGGGATCCAAGCTGGTGACCGTCGATAAGGTCGGCGGGCCTGGGGAAGGCTACGACGAGCTCGCCGCGTCGCTGCCGACCGATGATTGTCGATACGCCGTCTTCGATTTCGACTTTGTCACCAATGATAACTGCAGGAAGAGCAAGATCTTCTTCATTGCCTG GTCACCAACGGCATCAAGGATAAGAGCAAAAATGTTATATGCGACATCAAAAGAAGGATTAAGGAGAGTGCTGGATGGAATACATTATGATATGCAAGCCACCGACCCAACAGAGATGGGGATGGATGTGATTAAAGATCGAGCTAAATAA
- the LOC100854771 gene encoding subtilisin-like protease SBT1.6 — protein sequence MAPPFLLVFFFFFFSGVPLNAASFSHDQAVKTYIFRVDGDSKPSIFPTHYHWYSSEFADPVQILHVYDVVFHGFSATLTPDRAASILQNPSVLAVFEDRRRELHTTRSPQFLGLRNQRGLWSESDYGSDVIVGVFDTGVWPERRSFSDLNLGPVPAKWKGICETGVRFARTNCNRKLVGARFFAKGHEAAAKGAGPGFGGINETVEFRSPRDADGHGTHTASTAAGRYAFKASMSGYAAGIAKGVAPKARLAVYKVCWKNSGCFDSDILAAFDAAVADGVDVISISIGGGDGISSPYYLDPIAIGSFGAVSKGVFVSASAGNDGPNGMSVTNLAPWQTSVGAGTIDRNFPADVVLGNGKRLSGVSLYSGEPLKGKLYSLVYPGKSGILAASLCMENSLDPTMVKGKIVVCDRGSSPRVAKGLVVRKAGGIGMILANGISNGEGLVGDAHLIPACAVGSDEGDALKSYISSTSKPTATIDFKGTVIGIKPAPVVASFSGRGPNGLNPEILKPDLIAPGVNILAAWTDAVGPTGLDSDTRKTEFNILSGTSMACPHVSGAAALLKSAHPDWSPAAIRSAMMTTASITDNRLQPMIDEATGKPSTPYDFGAGNLNLDQAMDPGLVYDITNADYVNFLCSIGYNPKIIQVITRSPETCPSKKPLPENLNYPSISALFPATSVGVSTKSFIRTLTNVGPPNSVYRVKIETPPKGVTVAVKPAKLVFSEKMKKQSFVVTVSADSRKIEMGESGAVFGSLSWSDGKHVVRSPIVVTQIEPL from the coding sequence ATGGCGCCTCCTTTCTTACtcgtcttcttttttttcttcttctctgggGTTCCGCTGAATGCGGCATCGTTTTCGCATGATCAGGCGGTGAAGACCTATATCTTTCGGGTGGATGGCGATTCTAAGCCGTCCATTTTTCCTACACACTACCACTGGTATAGCTCGGAGTTTGCTGACCCGGTTCAAATCCTCCATGTATACGACGTCGTTTTTCATGGCTTCTCTGCTACTCTCACCCCAGACAGAGCCGCTTCGATTCTTCAGAACCCCTCGGTTCTGGCGGTGTTCGAGGATCGCCGCCGTGAGCTGCACACCACTCGGTCGCCGCAGTTTCTTGGCCTGAGGAACCAGCGGGGGCTTTGGTCGGAGTCCGACTATGGCTCTGATGTTATTGTGGGAGTGTTTGATACTGGAGTGTGGCCGGAGCGGCGGAGCTTCTCGGATCTGAATCTCGGGCCGGTGCCGGCGAAGTGGAAGGGGATATGCGAGACTGGAGTGAGGTTCGCGAGGACGAATTGTAACCGGAAGCTCGTCGGAGCTAGGTTTTTCGCTAAAGGGCATGAGGCGGCGGCGAAAGGCGCCGGTCCAGGATTTGGAGGGATCAATGAGACTGTGGAATTCAGGTCGCCGAGAGATGCTGATGGGCACGGAACTCACACTGCGTCGACTGCTGCTGGGAGATATGCTTTCAAGGCGAGCATGTCTGGCTATGCCGCCGGGATTGCGAAAGGCGTTGCTCCGAAAGCTCGACTGGCTGTTTACAAAGTGTGCTGGAAAAACTCCGGTTGTTTCGATTCCGACATCCTGGCGGCATTTGATGCTGCTGTTGCTGATGGTGTCGACGTGATTTCGATCTCGATCGGAGGTGGCGACGGAATTTCTTCTCCGTATTACCTTGATCCGATTGCAATTGGTTCTTTCGGAGCAGTATCGAAGGGCGTTTTCGTTTCAGCATCTGCTGGAAACGATGGACCAAACGGAATGTCAGTTACAAACCTTGCGCCTTGGCAAACGTCGGTCGGAGCTGGCACCATTGATCGTAATTTCCCAGCGGATGTGGTTCTTGGTAACGGAAAGAGACTCTCAGGAGTGTCGCTTTACTCTGGAGAGCCACTGAAAGGGAAACTGTATTCTCTGGTTTACCCTGGAAAATCTGGGATTCTCGCTGCCTCACTGTGTATGGAGAATTCGCTTGATCCAACAATGGTGAAAGGAAAGATTGTGGTTTGCGATCGTGGAAGCAGTCCTAGGGTTGCTAAAGGTCTGGTAGTGAGGAAAGCTGGCGGCATCGGAATGATTCTCGCTAATGGGATCTCCAATGGCGAAGGCTTAGTCGGCGATGCTCATCTCATTCCAGCTTGCGCTGTTGGCTCCGACGAGGGCGACGCCTTGAAGTCCTACATTTCATCGACCTCAAAACCTACCGCAACCATCGATTTCAAAGGAACTGTGATAGGAATCAAGCCAGCACCGGTAGTGGCCTCCTTCTCCGGCCGAGGACCAAACGGACTCAACCCCGAAATTCTCAAGCCTGATCTCATAGCACCTGGTGTGAACATCCTCGCCGCGTGGACCGACGCCGTCGGCCCCACCGGACTCGACTCAGATACTCGGAAAACAGAATTCAACATTCTCTCTGGCACATCGATGGCTTGCCCTCACGTCAGCGGCGCAGCGGCGCTCCTGAAATCTGCACATCCCGATTGGAGTCCAGCCGCGATAAGGTCCGCGATGATGACCACTGCTAGCATCACCGACAACCGTCTCCAGCCCATGATTGACGAAGCCACCGGAAAACCATCCACGCCATACGATTTCGGCGCCGGGAACCTCAACCTCGACCAAGCAATGGACCCAGGCCTAGTCTACGATATCACAAACGCCGATTACGTCAACTTCCTATGTTCAATTGGTTACAACCCCAAGATCATTCAGGTGATTACTCGATCACCGGAAACCTGTCCGTCGAAGAAACCCCTGCCAGAGAATCTCAACTACCCATCAATATCAGCATTGTTCCCCGCCACATCCGTGGGAGTTTCAACCAAATCCTTTATCCGAACGTTGACAAATGTGGGGCCGCCGAATTCAGTATACAGAGTGAAAATCGAAACTCCGCCAAAGGGAGTGACGGTGGCTGTGAAGCCAGCGAAGCTGGTGTTCTCGGAAAAGATGAAGAAACAGAGCTTTGTAGTGACCGTATCCGCCGACAGCCGAAAAATAGAAATGGGCGAATCGGGTGCGGTATTCGGATCACTGTCGTGGTCTGATGGAAAGCACGTGGTTCGGAGCCCCATAGTGGTAACTCAAATAGAGCCGTTGTAA